The Kordia sp. SMS9 DNA window TTAATAATTTCCTGTGCATGATCACCATCAACATTGGATACAAAATGCACATTGAGATGATTTTTATAATATTGTAACGCTTCTGTAACCATGACAGGACCTAAGTCAGAACCACCGATTCCAATATTTACAATATCTGTAAACGCTTTTCCTGTGTGTCCTTTTTTATCACCAGAAATGATCGCTTCTGAAAATTTTTTTATTTGTTGTTTGACTTTGTATATTTCAGGAATGACATTTTTGCCGTCCACCAATACTTCGCTGCTTTCTTTTTCGCGCAAAGCGGTATGCAACACAGCTCTACCTTCCGTTTCATTGATACTATCGCCGCCAAAATACTTTTCTATATTTTCTTTGAGATTCACTTCTTCTGCCAATTTCAATAGCAAATCCATGGTTTCTTGAGTGATTCTGTTTTTGGAATAGTCCACATAAAAATCTTTCCATTTAATAGTAAAACGATCCGCTCTTTGAGCATCCGTTGAAAAATAGTCTTTCATCGCAAACGATTTCGTTGCATGGAAGTGCTCCTGAAGTGTATTCCAAACTTCAGTTTCTGTGGGGTTTATGTTTGTTAACATGAGTTGTTAGTTTATTGCAGTTATCGGCGCTTCCTCCATTGGAAGCGTTATTTGAATGCCATCAATTTGAGTTTTTAATGGCTGTATGTATTTTAAGTATGCTTCTTTTAATTTCGCATCTATCGGGTCGGCATCGGGTAATTTTTGCTTGAATGGATCTACTTGGCGCCCATTTTTCCAAAAACGATAACATACGTGTGGTCCAGAAGTGTTTCCAGTCATTCCAACCCAACCAATAACATCGCCTTGCTTTACAAATTCACCCACTTTTGCTTTTCGCTTTTTCATGTGCAAGTATTGCGTAGAGTACGTGCTGTTATGTTTTATTTTGACATAATTTCCATTTCCGCCTCTACGGGCAGATTCTACCACAACACCATTGGCTGTTGCGATAATTGGTGTATTAATTGGTGCTGCAAAATCAGTTCCTTTGTGTGGTCGTATACGATTTCCATACAGTTTGATGCGTCTGCGTAAGTTGTAACGTGATGAAATTCGCACTTGTTTGAAACGCACGGGCGCTTTTAAGAAAGCACGGCGTAAGTTTTTAGCATTTTCATCAAAATAATCTACAATTTGATTGAGCGAATCCGTCTCAAATTCAAAGGCATAAAACGGTTCACCATTGTGCTTAAAATATGCAGCATGAATTTTGTCAATTCCCACGAAAGTGGTGTCATTTATATATTTTTCCGTATAAATTAACTTGTATTCGTCACCTTCTTGCAGTCTAAAAAAGTCAATCGTCCATGCGTAAATGTCTGACATGTCGTACGCCAAACGCTGACTTAAACCTGCTTCGTCCAAAGATGCGGACAACGAACTTGTAATAACGCCTGAAGCTTCTTTTTCTACAATTTTTACAGGTTTGCTTTCCGAATATGCATTGATGGAATCTTTAAATTTGATCACTACGTAATCTACACTATTTTTTTGATAGATGAAACATTCAGGTCGTTGTAACGAATCGCCTTTTGTGCAAAGTAAAGTATATGGTTTTCCAGCAACTAATTTGCGGATGTCAAAAGTATCTTTTGTTTTTTCGGCAATTTGAAAGATTTTCGAGTAGCCAATGTGATTTTTTTCTAAGATTTCACCAAAACTATCTCCTTTTCGCACCGTATCACGCACGACAACATAGTCATTTAGGTTAAAACCAAACTCCATCGGATCTGGTGCTGGCACTTCTACGTGTACCGTTTTTGTAGATTCTTTCTTTTCACCTCCACAAGCGTAAGCTCCTATAAATACTAGTGTTAGCAGTATAATTTTCCCTATTCTCATCGTTTCTTTTCTGTGTTGAAGACATGGTTTACCCATTCTTTTCCCCATTCGCTTTTTTCATTTTCGCTCCAAATTTCGGGAAAAAAGATCACTTTTTGAAAACTTGGAGGCAAGTATTCTCTCCAATTGGTTCCGCCAGTGGCTTCAATCGTGGTTTTTTCGCGTCGCAAATAGCGATATGCCGAGCCCATGTGCATCAATGGCCAATTGACATTTGCGTTGAGATCGAGCTTTTTGAGCGCATCAATTAGATTCTTATTTTGTTTTACCTGTTCAGGCAACGCTAAATAGCGATGATATATGGTGCTTTGTTGAACTTGTGTCGCAATTCGCATGAAACGCGGTGTGTAGCGATATTCAAATTGTTTGAGTGTGAGTGTTTTTTCGCCTGTTTTGCTATCGGTAGCCCCTTTTTTCCAGTAGATATTTTCGTAAAGATCGTCCAAACTGTTTTCGGCTGAAAATTGGTCGCGAACGGTGTGATGCACTAAATTTTCCATAGGTGTAGAGTACAATTCAATCATTCGGTATTGTGCGGATTGAAATCCGCTTGCAGGCAACAGCGACATTCGGTAGTTAAGGAATTGTTCGCGTTCCATTCCGTTGATCATAATTTCGAACGAAGAAATGAGCGCTTTGAAGTAATTATTGATTCGGTGAATGCGTTGTGTGAAAAATTCTGCTGTTTGGTCTTTGTCATCAATGATTTGCTTTTGCTCGTGAATAATGAGCTTAAAGTACAATTCGGTAATTTGATGATACATGATGAAGATTTCTTCATCGGGGAAAAATGTGCGTGGTATTTGTAAACTTAATAAGGTATCGAGGTGAATATATTCCCAATACGTAAGATATCGTTGATGTAGTAAACCGTCGAGATAGGCGCCTAAGTCTTGCCCAGAATTTGTATATTTTTTTTCTAATTTTTCAATTCGCGCTGCAATTTCTGGAGAAATTTTCATCTGATATTTTTATGTTAAACCTATTGGCAGATGTAATGTACCACTATTTACAAATAACAAAAAATGTTAGTGACTCATCTTCATTAGTCTACTAGTATTTTAAAAGGATGTTTGAGTCCTTTGAAAGCGTCTAAATCTGCTTTTAGCGAACCTACAACCAATTTTGCTTTGATTCGAATTGGCACTTTGTTTTCATCATCAGAAACCCACAATGTTAAGCTTTCACTTTCTTTAAATACGCGTCCTGCTTGTACATACGGACGAAATTTTAAACAGGGAACTTTCCCAAATTTGGTCCGCATCGTTTCTCTTCCTAAGAATTTCAATTTGAATTTAAAGTTTTCTTTGTCAAAAAACATGTTCAATACTACCTCATCGCCTTCTTTGATGGTAGAAACATCGTAATTGTTTCGCAAGTAATAAAACGCCGAAACCATGTCTTGTACATTTTTTTCGATGTCAATTTCCTGTTTTGTCTTGTGTTTTTTATTGTTGACAAGTGCTTTTTCTTTTTCGTGATTGAATTTGATTTCAACATCTTTCGTATGGCCACCTTCATCAATTTTACGAATAAACTTGTACGGCATTCCAGTCTGTTTGTCAAAAAAGCTTTCGTAATTATCATCTACCTTAAAAAAGATGCTAGCAAAACCTGTTGTTTTTCCTTTTCCAACCACATGATACACGTCTTTTCCATTTAGGTAATCTTCTTTTACTTCAAGTGTGGCATAACTTGCATTGATAAATCCGTAGTGAATTCTGAATTTAAACCATTCACCCGTTTCAAAAGCGGCGTCTTGTTGTTGTGCTTGCAGTAAGAAGCTTATAAGTAAGAAGAATATAGTAAGTGTACGTTTCATGTTCAATAAATAGGTTTGTAAAAATAAGAAAATAGTCTTTACATAATTGTTAATTTATGTTAGCATTACAATTACTATTCCAAAAAAAATAGTTTCACCTTACTAGTACAATAGTAAAAGCTTCTTTTTTTGTGTTTTCATAATGATCAGAACAACTTGTAACGATTAAAAATAACGTGCGACACATTATTGTATTCAATTTTATATTGTATATTTCTGATAACTCTGTGAGCCGAATTCTTACAAACCTACATTATGATGAAGCATATTGTTTGCATACTACCATTTATTAGAACTCAAGCACGATATTTTATCTTTTTGTTGCTGTCGCATTGTATGCTGGCGCAAGAAGCAACTATTGCCAAAGAGATGCAATTGTTTATTTCTGAATCTGACTCTTTGGATCGGATTGAAGAAATGATTCAAGATACTTTTTACCAAGAAAATGATATCGCTTTAGGATTGGAGTATTGCAGGCTGTATTTAGAAAGGGGAAAAAAGGAAGAAAATGATGCGATTCAGCTTTTTGCTAACTCTCAAATTGCATACATCACGTTTCAGCAAGCAGATTATCATGAAGCATTGAAGCGTTCGTATATTGCTGCTAGATTTGCAGAACGCGCAAAAGATACTGTTAGTAGCATACAAAACAATGTTTTGCTAGGTAGCACTTGGTATGTGATGGGAATTTACGACGAAGCGTTAAAACCGTATTTGATTGCCAAAGAATTAGCTGCCGAAACACAAAATTCTTCGAACGAAGTATTGTGTTTGGTCAATATTGCAAATATTCGCGCCAAGCTAAAACGCTATGGAAATGCATTGGACAGTTTTAATTCCGCTTTGAAAATTCTCAATGAAAAAGAAGCACCATTTTCGCCTCAAGATAAAGCTTCATTGTTAAGTTCACTTTTGGGAAAAGTGTTGTGTCTTGCTGAATTGAAACGATTTGACGAAGCCGAAGAAACGTATAAAAAAGGCATTGCGATTATTGATGAAGACTACAAAAAAAGCGTTGCGATTGCCGAAAAAAATAACTTAGAGATTTTTAAAGCACGTTTTAATATCAATTTAGGGAAAGTGTATTATGAAAAAGGAGAATATTTTAAATCGTTAGGCTTTTTACAAGAAGGAAAAGAAAAGCTGAAAAAAGCTGGCTTACAAAATAACTTATACATCACCGATTTTTACATTGCGCAGAATTTAAGCAAACAAGGAAAAAACGAAGAAGCTATGTTGCTTTTGGATGCCATTTTTAAACGTGCTGGTGAAGATAGTTATACCGACAGAATTGAAGAAATGTACACCTTAGCAGGTGATATTTCAAAGATTCAGAACAATAAAGAAAAGGAAGCTTTTTACCTCCGTGAGTTAAAAGATATTCTCCAGAAAAAAAGCGAAAAACAATCCGCAGCAAAAGATTTGTTATATGAAGATGACATTAAAAAATACGAGCTAGAAAATAAGAAACTTGCCAACGAAAACACCCAAAGCTTAGCAGACAAAAAAGTCATTATGATCGTTTCTATCGTGTTGGTTGGTTTGTTGATGATTGGATTTTTGGTGTATCACAAAAGAGCTAAATTAAAAGAGCAGAAATTTTTAGCCATTATTGATGCTATTTCTAAAAAGGCAACCGAACCAAAACCACTAAAAACCACACAAAATTCTGCTATTAAAGATGAAAAGGCAAAAGCAATTTTAGAAAAACTCTCTGCATTAGAAGAAACCCACTTTTACCTTTCGGAAAACGCCACCTTGCACAATACTGCAAAATTGCTTCAAACCAATACAACCTATTTATCTAAAGCCTTAAATGCTGTTAAAAAACAATCGTTTAGTCAATACCTCAATAAACTTCGCATTGAGTATGTGTTGGTGAAATTGAAAGAAGATGCGGTGTTTAGATCGTATACCATTCATGCCATTTCTAAAGAAATTGGATATAAAAGCGCCACTACTTTTATTAAAGAGTTTAAAAACAAAACAGGCTTAAATCCGTCGTACTACATTAAAAAAATTAAAGGTTAGCGCATTCATTTTGTTTAAATTTATAAATATGAACACGCTTCTGTTGTACTGAACATTGAAATATTCATACTTTGAAAATAAGTCTAACTTAAAAAAACAATTGTTATGAATTTAAAAAAAATTACACTTACAACACTGTTCTTATTTTGTATTTTCAACATAAGCGCACAAAACGTACAGTCAGCTGGTTATAATAATGTAGATATGCTTCTAACAGTAGCAGACTCCTTACAATACCAAAAGTTTGAGCTGACAACTGGAACTGACACGTATTATGCAAAGCCTTTTAAAAATTTGTTCATTAATATTGATCTTGATTATCAACCGACAGAAAATGTTACTAGCTATTTTAGATTAGAATTTAAGTTTACCAACCCTGAAAATGTTGGTAATGTTGGCACAACATCATTGGGAATTACCGCGCCAGTATTGATTCCACCTGTTAGTAAAAAGAAAGCTGAAAGAAAAGGTCCTTCAAATAGTTATACCTATCCATTCACCGCCGAAGTAGAATATCCTATTTTACCTATAACTTACGATGTAAACGTTAAACTATTGAAATACGCTACACAAAGGGATTATATAGATAAAACTCCTAATTTTAAGGTAAAGGATTCAATTAGTTTTTCGTTAATCGCAGAAGAATTTACGCCAAACCCTAATGAATTTGTGGTGGTAACTACGTATCCGAACCCAATTACAAATCAAATTACTATTATGTATGCTGAAAGTGGCACACAAAATCCAACAGCTGCACAAGAACCACTTGAGGTGGCTATTTTTGACAACACTGGCAATCCTGTAAGTCAACACACACTAATGAGTACTAGCTTCAACGACACTAGTATTTCTTATACGATGGACACTTCTCAACTTCAACCTGGCACCTATTACTTTCAACTCACACGCGCTGGTGAAACCACTATTAAAACTATTATAAAACAGTAATCTAAATTACAGTTAAAATAGCAAGCCATCTACACAAAAATGTAGATGGTTTTTTTATGTAAAAAAATGATTTATACAATTTTATAAATCTGAAAATGCTTCTCTTGTTTTGAGGAATATGCTCACATATCTTTGAGTTGTTCTTGATCGAGACAGGTCGCTTCCGAAAAACCTTAACAGAGTAGGAAATAATTAAATACATATCATTACTATGAAAAAAATCATTTTAAAACCACGTCATTTTATCCTTGTCTTTGCATTACTTGTAGGATCGTTATTCACAATTGGTTGTCAATCGGAAGATGTTACTAATAAAGACGATATACAGATTGAATCTACGACAAGCAAACGCGCTTTGGATCCGAATATTCCTTATGAACCAGACTTTACACCTCCCAATATTCCGAATCCTCCGATGATTGACGAACATTGTGTGGTGAGACTTGCCTATTTATCATATTCTGAAAGATGTCCTGAAAATGCCAGTGTTGTCAATTATTGGATCGGCGTTTTACGTTCACAAAGGTTCGAAGGATTGGCTGTCGGATTTATTACGGCTCCAGGAAATTTACAACGATGGGATCACCGTTATCGATCTTTTTTACACAGAAACAATATTACAAGTCACCAAATCAGTAAAACAGTATACATTGCGTATAGAGGCCTTTTATTGAGAGAACCTGATGTAAACGGCGGTGCTTACTGGACCAACGTTGAAAGAAATGTAGGACTTATTAATGTCGCACGCGGTATTGGAAATTCTCCTGAATTTGGAAGACGATTAAGTAGAATTTCAACAGAATGTAACAACGCAGCAAATCAGTGTACCTTTTAAATTATACCAATGTAATTATATCAAATCAAATTACGAACAGATAGTTCACAGCGGAATCCGAAAAGCTTGTAGAGTAGGAATAGTTTTAAAAATGCATCAATCATGAAAAAACGAAAAATTCAAAAGTTGGGTATCAACAAATCTGTAGTTTCTCAGCTTACCCAACTACAAATTACGGGTGGAGAAACACATTGTTGCCCAACAAACGTTCATACTTGTGCTAATACTTGTGCCAATACGTGCGCAAATACATGTGCAAACACTTGCCCAGCAGGTTGTGGTATTACAGGAGAATGTGGATCAGGAGGAGAATTATCCAGAAATTGTCCATTTCATCAAGTACCAAATTAAGGTTTTTTATTAATTGCGATTGAATGATTAGGGAAAGGCTGTCAATATATTTTGATGGTCTTTTCTACGTTGAAACGTACTGTAAAAAAAGAAGCTCGATCATCCGACCGAGCTCTCTTTTTTTATTAACCAACCAAAACTTTAATTATGAAAATCTTAAAGTTGCAAAAGGAAACCACTCGCTTTTGCACTGCAAATATAAGATGAGAATTTTATTATGCAAGCATAGTATTTTTACTTTAACACAATTTTTGTAATTAGAAATGTATTTCATTAGCAATTCTTAGTGAATATTCAATAGAATGTGATTTTTGTTGAGTATTTCTCAATATCATCTTACATTTCAAGTAAAACAAGGCATAAAAAAAGCCCGATCCTACGATCGAGCTTTTCTTTATTTATTAACCAACCAAAACTTTAAATTATGAAAATCTCTTTTCTTAAAGTTGCAAAAGGAAACCACTCGCTTTTGCACTGCAAATATAGAACGAGAATTATACTATGCAAGCATAGTATTTAACTTTAACACAATTTTTGTATTCAGAAACGTATTTCATAGAGTGTTTTTACAAAATTTTCAACATTCTTTTACTTTCTTTGAGAAATCAGCAACAATTTTACAATTTAACGGATTGGTGTTTTTAGATTATTTTAAGATTTTATAGCCTTCTAAGTTGCTAATTCCCCAATTTTTAAGCTCTTCTTTACTCCAAAGTGCCGGAAAAAAGATTCTTTTTTGATATTTTGGATGCATATACTTCTGCCAATCGCTTCCACCAGTAGCTGCTGCATTGCCTTTTTCAGAATTGATATATTTTGCCGCTGCATTGTAATGGTGCATTACCCAACTAATATTTACCGTATGATCGTAATGACGCATCGCATTGATTAAAGTTTTGTCATTTTGATAATCTCTTGGTAATTGCTTGAATTTTGTCCACAAATTGATCGTATTGTATTCTTTCATCCATGAAATGAGCTCTTTTTTGTATTTCTCATCAAAGTTGATCATCAGTTTGCTTCGCTTTCCTGTTTTATGATCGTTTCCTGCAACTTGCCAATACATATTGTTATACGCGTGTAGATACGGAGTTTCACGATCAATTGTGGTTCTAAATCTGTAATCAATCAAATTGATAAGTTCTGTGGAAGCAATTTCAATTTTTCGATATTGAACCGATTGAAAACCACTAGCTGGCGTCAATGCATCACGGAATTTAATGTATTGCTCCACTTCCATGCCTTCGCCCATAATATCAAACGAATTGGAAAGCAGATCAAAATAACGACTGATGCGCATTAAATGCATGACAAATTTTTCTGGTAAAATGTGCTCCGTATGGGCAATTTGTTGCATTTCCCATAGAATCATCTTAAAAATCAATTCGTTTACTTGATGATAGATAAGGAACACCATTTCATCTGGCAATTGTGTCCGTTGGGTTTGCAATCCTAAAAGTGCATCGAGCTGAATGAAATCCCAATATTTCATGGGTTCGGCGTGTAATAATCCTGAAAGATGTACGTCAGGATCTTGTCCCATATCCAAATATTTTTTGTCTATGGCAGCGAGTAATTCTTCTCTGGTCATGTTGTTGTTTTTTGGGAGAGAAAATCAAATAAAAACGTACACTTCGACTCGGCTCAGCGTACGTTCTTATTTGTTATATATTATAAAGTTCCGCGTGCGGCTTGTTCTCTTTCAATCGCTTCAAACAATGCTTTAAAGTTTCCTACACCAAACGATTGTGCGCCTTTACGCTGAATGACTTCAAAGAACATTGTGGGTCTGTCAACAATGGTTTTGGTAAAGATTTGCAATAGGTATCCTTCTTCATCACGATCAATTAAGATTCCATGTTTTCTAAGTTCATCTACATCTTCATCAATATCGCCCACGCGCTCTAATAAATCATCATAATAGGTTTCCGGAACGTATAAAAATTCTACACCGCGTTCGCGCATTTGCGAAACCGTTTCTATAATATTATCGGTTGCCACGGCAATATGTTGCACGCCTGCACCATTGTAAAAATCTAAGTATTCTTCAATTTGCGACTTCTTTTTTCCTTCCGCTGGCTCGTTGATAGGAAATTTGATACGTCCATTTCCATTGCTCATCACTTTACTCATCAACGCGGTAAAATCGGTAGAAATATCATCGTCCGTAAACGAGATAATTTGCGCAAAGCCCATTACTTTTGCATAAAATTCACACCATTCTTTCATTTTCCCCCAACCGACATTTCCAACCATGTGATCAATGAATTTTAGTCCAACTGGTTTGGGATTGTAATGCGATCCCCATTTTTGATATCCTGGCAAAAAGATGCCGTTGTAGTTTTTACGTTCTACAAAAATATGAACCGTTTCTCCGTATGTGTAAATTCCTGAACGTACTACATATCCGTTTTCATCTTCTTCTTTGGTGGGTTCCATGTAGGGTTTTGCGCCTCTTTTCGTCGTTTCTTCAAAGGCTTTTGTGGCATCTTCTACCCAAAGTGCTACTACTTTTACGCCATCGCCGTGTAAATCAATATGTTCGTTGATTTCGCCACCTTTTCCTAATGGAGTTGTTAAGACTAAGCGAATTTTATCTTGTTTTAATACGTACGAAACTCGGTCTGTCAAACCTGTTTCCAATCCTGCGTATGCTTCCGATTGAAAACCAAACGCCGTTTTGTAAAAATGCGCTGATTGTTTTGCATTTCCAACGTATAATTCTACATAATCAGTTCCTAAAAGCGGAAGAAAATCTTCTGCTTCTTCAAATAATTTTTTGAGTCCGTATTCGGTATTTTGTAAATCTTTTAAGTTTTTTATTTCTGCTGCCATGTTTTTATTTTTTTGTGCTTTCGCGAATTCGTAATTGTATGTTGTATCGTGTAAATGAAATCGAATATTTACCACATAGCGCGAACATGCGTTGCAATATTAGTTGTGTGTTGTTTCATTTTAAATTATTCTAACCAAGATTTAAAATAGTCTTCATCGGCAATTTTCATCGCTTCTTCGGTTACTTGTAACGGTTTGAATGTGTCTACCATCACCGCCAATTCTTCTGTTTCCGTCTGACCGATACTGCGTTCTACTGCTCCAGGATGTGGACCATGCGGAATTCCTGCTGGATGTAGCGAAATGTGTCCAGCATCAATATCGTTTCTACTCATAAAATCACCATCTACATAATATAATACCTCATCGCTGTCAATATTGCTGTGGTTATACGGCGCTGGAATGCTTTCAGGATGATAATCATACAATCTTGGCACAAATGAGCACACTACAAAAGCGTCTGTTTCAAAGGTTTGGTGTACTGGCGGCGGTTGGTGGATGCGTCCTGTAATGGGTTCAAAATCGTGAATGGAAAACGCGTACGGATAGTTATAGCCATCGTAGCCAATAACATCAAACGGATGCGTAGCGTAGATCATTTCAAAAATATCGCCTTGCTTTTTCACTTTGATGAGAAAGTCTCCTTTTTCGTCGTTGGTTTCTAGTTCATAAGGTCTTCTGATGTCACGTTCACAGAATGGTGAATGCTCTAAGAGTTGCCCAAACCAGTTTCGATAACGCTTTGGTGTGTAGATTGGTCGGTACGATTCTACAATGAACAAACGGTTGTCGTCTGTATCAAAGTCTATTTTGTAAATGATGCCGCGTGGAACTAATAAGTAATCTCCATATTTGAAATCCAAATTTCCAAGCATGGTGCGGAGTTTCCCTGTTCCTTTGTGGATAAAAATGAGTTCGTCTGCGTCTGTATTTTTGTAGAAATATTCACGTGTTGATTCTTGTGGAGCAGCCAAAATGATGTTGCAATCACTGTTGGTTAAGACTACTTTTCTGCTTTCCAAATAATCGGCTTCGGGCGGCACTTGAAATCCGCGGAAGCGATAAGATTGCATATTATTGGCTTTCGCAACTTTCGGTTTCACACTGTATTGCTTGCGAATTTCTTTTACTTGAGTTGGTCGGTGTTCGTGGTAACTATTGGTAGACATTCCGTCAAAACCAATCGTTCCAAAGAGTTGTTCATAATATAAATCGCCGTTGGGTTTTTTAAATATCGTGTGGCGTTTTGGTGGAATATTTCCTAGTGTATGATAAAAAGGCATATTGTTATTTTTTTTTGGACTCGTAAAAAATGCTGTGATAAGATATAGAAAAATGTGAAGAATTGCGTTCACATTTAGCAAAAAAACAACGCTGTCTTATTCAGGATTTCGCTTGATAAGATAGTGTAAATGCGCTAGTAAGTCGTTCCAAAAAGGTTTCACTTTTAATAGTTTAACAGATCATTTTTGATCATCTGTACACAAATATCGTAATTATTTGCTGATTTTTTGTGATTGAAGTCATGTTTGGGATTTATTTTGTTGATTGCCTGTGTCAAATTCAATATTTTTAAAAGGAGGCTTTCTTCATTTATGTTCAATACTTTATTTTTTGTATTTTAAGAGAAAAAACATCATATGCTCGATGTAATAGATGGTATCATAACTGATATTAAAAATAAAGCAATTGAAATTGGTCAAGGAATTGCTAAAATAGCAGAAATACTTAATCCAGTAAATCATGCAAAATACAATTCAACTTTTATCCTAAAAGAAACATTAGATCAAAAACGGAAAATACCTGGAACTCCTCAAAATTCTTCCAATTCTTGGAGTTTTGCTGCTGGAATCGATTACAAAAAACGATCAAATCATGAGAAGCACGCCGAACTATTTGGACTAAAAGATACAGGAAAACAATTTTATTTTTATTTGAAAAACGATGGTACTTCTCACTGGAAAATCAACGGAAAAACGCCTAAAACTGGTTCTCGATTCGGTGGAAGCAAAGCATTATCATACAATCGCAAGCGAAAAGGAGAATACGTTGACCTTCCTGCCTTTGACATGATTGCTTCAAGTGCAGACCGAGTAATTGCCAAGGCAAAAGATACAGATGTTTATTTTATGGCAATTCCAACGGAAGTGTATTATCATAAAACAGATAAAGGTAAGTTTTTAAAGTTGCGACAGTCTTTATTCAAACTCGATCCTGAATTATACAAAACAAACAGTATAAATGATATTATTAATACACTAACCATAAAAGATGATGACTATGAACATTTAGCTACAGTTCGTTTTCCCTTTTTTAAAGGTATATTTAAGGCTTTTAATGATACTTTTTTAAAAGTAATACTTACTTGGTTTACCTTGAATTTTCCTTTGCCTATTGTTATCGGATCCTTTGCTGCCACTTCTACTGAGAATTTCACACAACATCTTTTTGATCAAATTCCTGTAACCATTCCACCATTTATATGGATCGAAATTGACACAAGACCTTTTATGCAAAGTAAACCTTTCAATAAAAAATTCACCGACAGATATAAGGTTTACACACATGTACATTATAGAGAAGACGACGGTCCTTTAAAATTTGACGAGTATCGAAAGTCTATCGCATATCATAAAGTTCTCAGTATTGGTGTTGGGTTATCCCATTTACATGAACAGTACGAAGCTATTTATGGAGGTGAAATAGACGCACTTCAGAATGATGAAATTATGCTTGGGAATAGCCATGACACTTGGTATCGGTTTGCTAATGGACAATTTAGAGATGCTGGCGGTTGGATTGATGGAACGTGTATTTATTATTTATTAGTCCAAAATAAACACATCCGTGATGTTCCAAAACGCACTACTGATCCCAATTCTAAATGGAAAAATGTCTATTCTGTATTATGGGCAGATGAGCAATTTGGTTTTACAGAACGTTGGCGATCTGCTG harbors:
- a CDS encoding tryptophan 2,3-dioxygenase family protein; translation: MTREELLAAIDKKYLDMGQDPDVHLSGLLHAEPMKYWDFIQLDALLGLQTQRTQLPDEMVFLIYHQVNELIFKMILWEMQQIAHTEHILPEKFVMHLMRISRYFDLLSNSFDIMGEGMEVEQYIKFRDALTPASGFQSVQYRKIEIASTELINLIDYRFRTTIDRETPYLHAYNNMYWQVAGNDHKTGKRSKLMINFDEKYKKELISWMKEYNTINLWTKFKQLPRDYQNDKTLINAMRHYDHTVNISWVMHHYNAAAKYINSEKGNAAATGGSDWQKYMHPKYQKRIFFPALWSKEELKNWGISNLEGYKILK
- the hppD gene encoding 4-hydroxyphenylpyruvate dioxygenase is translated as MAAEIKNLKDLQNTEYGLKKLFEEAEDFLPLLGTDYVELYVGNAKQSAHFYKTAFGFQSEAYAGLETGLTDRVSYVLKQDKIRLVLTTPLGKGGEINEHIDLHGDGVKVVALWVEDATKAFEETTKRGAKPYMEPTKEEDENGYVVRSGIYTYGETVHIFVERKNYNGIFLPGYQKWGSHYNPKPVGLKFIDHMVGNVGWGKMKEWCEFYAKVMGFAQIISFTDDDISTDFTALMSKVMSNGNGRIKFPINEPAEGKKKSQIEEYLDFYNGAGVQHIAVATDNIIETVSQMRERGVEFLYVPETYYDDLLERVGDIDEDVDELRKHGILIDRDEEGYLLQIFTKTIVDRPTMFFEVIQRKGAQSFGVGNFKALFEAIEREQAARGTL
- a CDS encoding homogentisate 1,2-dioxygenase translates to MPFYHTLGNIPPKRHTIFKKPNGDLYYEQLFGTIGFDGMSTNSYHEHRPTQVKEIRKQYSVKPKVAKANNMQSYRFRGFQVPPEADYLESRKVVLTNSDCNIILAAPQESTREYFYKNTDADELIFIHKGTGKLRTMLGNLDFKYGDYLLVPRGIIYKIDFDTDDNRLFIVESYRPIYTPKRYRNWFGQLLEHSPFCERDIRRPYELETNDEKGDFLIKVKKQGDIFEMIYATHPFDVIGYDGYNYPYAFSIHDFEPITGRIHQPPPVHQTFETDAFVVCSFVPRLYDYHPESIPAPYNHSNIDSDEVLYYVDGDFMSRNDIDAGHISLHPAGIPHGPHPGAVERSIGQTETEELAVMVDTFKPLQVTEEAMKIADEDYFKSWLE